The proteins below come from a single Aspergillus oryzae RIB40 DNA, chromosome 5 genomic window:
- a CDS encoding uncharacterized protein (predicted protein) — protein sequence MLNVFVTAWISIRHSSASQDAQAPSSASGVYSTATFLGPLFGGISNWLFLTLFIFSFSNVSGSHLNPTITMATFFARLISLPRLVIYLASQTLGGALAGFMLRAAYGSRDYTVGGCYMNPQLVPVNEGFLLEFVFTLLLIFLSFGVGLDPRQGRIYGAALSPFLVGLALGLVSWGSAFSRAGYAGACK from the coding sequence ATGCTAAATGTATTTGTGACGGCTTGGATATCTATCCGACACTCGTCGGCCTCGCAGGACGCACAGGCGCCGTCATCTGCGTCCGGTGTCTATTCCACCGCTACGTTCTTGGGCCCACTGTTTGGCGGTATTAGCAACTGGCTGTTCCTGACACTCTttatcttctccttctccaacgTCAGCGGCAGTCATCTCAACCCAACCATTACCATGGCCACATTCTTTGCTCGGTTGATCTCACTACCTCGCTTAGTCATCTATCTTGCCAGTCAGACGCTTGGAGGCGCACTCGCTGGATTCATGCTTCGAGCTGCGTATGGATCCAGAGACTACACGGTCGGTGGCTGCTATATGAACCCCCAGTTAGTCCCGGTGAACGAAGGGTTTCTTCTCGAGTTTGTCTTCACATTGCTACTAATCTTCCTATCCTTTGGAGTGGGTCTGGATCCAAGGCAGGGCCGGATCTATGGCGCGGCGTTGTCTCCATTTCTGGTCGGTTTGGCCCTGGGCCTGGTAAGTTGGGGTTCCGCGTTTTCCCGCGCTGGATATGCGGGAGCCTGTAAGTAA